A genome region from Nicotiana tabacum cultivar K326 chromosome 13, ASM71507v2, whole genome shotgun sequence includes the following:
- the LOC107781827 gene encoding uncharacterized protein LOC107781827 isoform X1 has product MRTLCPNLDREDGLETVLEVPIPEEMFASNKHRARQNKNSGVKSHMDKSAASVFGSRNAEIQLLLGVVGAPLIPHPIRCDHSLNTKINDHPIEASVAKYIVQQYIAAAGGEHALNSIDSMYAMGKIKMVASEFIAGDGMGLNNGNVMKIKSVKNGPGEMGGFVLWQKRPDLWSIELVVSGCKISAGSDGKVAWRQTPWHNSHASRGPARPLRRSLQQGLDPKSVANLFSNSICVGEKSVNAEDCFVLKLETEPSTLKARSSSNVEVMRHTVWGYFSQRTGLLLQLEDTHLLRIKAPGNDVFWETTMESLILDYRTLDGVNIAHGGRTSVSLFRFGENSEGHTRTRMEEVWTIEEVDFNIKGLSADCFLPPSDLKNEDEVSNDVNKNSRLGFKARTNNAKLRTARKGPSKIMSIDEEDLEDYEADEES; this is encoded by the exons ATGAGAACATTGTGCCCCAACTTGGATAGAGAAGATGGGCTGGAAACAGTGCTGGAAGTCCCCATCCCAGAAGAAATGTTTGCTTCCAACAAGCACAGGGCACGGCAGAACAAGAATTCTGGGGTCAAATCTCACATGGACAAGTCTGCTGCTTCCGTTTTTGGTAGCCGAAATGCTGAGATTCAACTCTTGCTTGGCGTTGTTGGAGCTCCGTTGATCCCTCATCCTATCCGTTGCGACCACTCTCTCAACACAAAAATCAACGATCATCCCATA GAAGCTTCAGTGGCGAAATATATAGTACAACAGTACATAGCAGCAGCAGGGGGAGAACATGCTCTAAATTCCATTGATAGTATGTATGCAATGGGGAAAATAAAGATGGTGGCGTCTGAGTTTATTGCTGGAGATGGAATGGGATTGAACAACGGTAATGTGATGAAGAttaagagtgtgaaaaatgggcCTGGTGAAATGGGAGGATTTGTGTTGTGGCAAAAGAGACCTGACCTGTGGAGCATAGAGCTGGTGGTTTCAGGGTGTAAAATTAGTGCTGGAAGTGATGGTAAAGTGGCTTGGAGGCAAACTCCATGGCATAATTCCCATGCATCTCGTGGTCCTGCCAGGCCTCTTCGTCGTTCCTTACAG CAGGGTCTTGATCCCAAATCCGTTGCCAATTTATTCTCCAATTCCATTTGTGTTGGAGAGAAGTCGGTGAATGCAGAAGACTGTTTTGTACTAAAGCTTGAAACAGAGCCCTCAACTCTGAAAGCAAGAAGCAGCAGCAACGTTGAAGTAATGAGGCACACTGTTTGGGGTTACTTCAGCCAACGAACAGGGCTCTTACTCCAGCTTGAAGACACTCATCTTCTAAGAATCAAAGCCCCAGGAAATGATGTCTTTTGGGAAACAACAATGGAGTCATTAATACTCGATTATCGAACACTCGACGGAGTTAATATTGCACATGGTGGAAGAACATCTGTTTCTTTATTTAGGTTTGGTGAGAACTCAGAAGGACACACTAGGACAAGAATGGAAGAGGTTTGGACCATTGAAGAAGTCGATTTTAACATAAAGGGACTCTCTGCGGATTGTTTCTTACCGCCTAGTGACTTGAAAAACGAAGATGAAGTGAGTAATGATGTGAACAAGAACTCAAGGTTGGGGTTCAAGGCTCGTACTAATAATGCTAAACTAAGAACTGCTAGGAAAGGTCCGTCTAAAATCATGTCTATTGACGAAGAAGATCTTGAAGATTACGAAGCAGATGAAGAGTCTTGA
- the LOC107781827 gene encoding uncharacterized protein LOC107781827 isoform X2: MRTLCPNLDREDGLETVLEVPIPEEMFASNKHRARQNKNSGVKSHMDKSAASVFGSRNAEIQLLLGVVGAPLIPHPIRCDHSLNTKINDHPIEASVAKYIVQQYIAAAGGEHALNSIDSMYAMGKIKMVASEFIAGDGMGLNNGNVMKIKSVKNGPGEMGGFVLWQKRPDLWSIELVVSGCKISAGSDGKVAWRQTPWHNSHASRGPARPLRRSLQGLDPKSVANLFSNSICVGEKSVNAEDCFVLKLETEPSTLKARSSSNVEVMRHTVWGYFSQRTGLLLQLEDTHLLRIKAPGNDVFWETTMESLILDYRTLDGVNIAHGGRTSVSLFRFGENSEGHTRTRMEEVWTIEEVDFNIKGLSADCFLPPSDLKNEDEVSNDVNKNSRLGFKARTNNAKLRTARKGPSKIMSIDEEDLEDYEADEES; encoded by the exons ATGAGAACATTGTGCCCCAACTTGGATAGAGAAGATGGGCTGGAAACAGTGCTGGAAGTCCCCATCCCAGAAGAAATGTTTGCTTCCAACAAGCACAGGGCACGGCAGAACAAGAATTCTGGGGTCAAATCTCACATGGACAAGTCTGCTGCTTCCGTTTTTGGTAGCCGAAATGCTGAGATTCAACTCTTGCTTGGCGTTGTTGGAGCTCCGTTGATCCCTCATCCTATCCGTTGCGACCACTCTCTCAACACAAAAATCAACGATCATCCCATA GAAGCTTCAGTGGCGAAATATATAGTACAACAGTACATAGCAGCAGCAGGGGGAGAACATGCTCTAAATTCCATTGATAGTATGTATGCAATGGGGAAAATAAAGATGGTGGCGTCTGAGTTTATTGCTGGAGATGGAATGGGATTGAACAACGGTAATGTGATGAAGAttaagagtgtgaaaaatgggcCTGGTGAAATGGGAGGATTTGTGTTGTGGCAAAAGAGACCTGACCTGTGGAGCATAGAGCTGGTGGTTTCAGGGTGTAAAATTAGTGCTGGAAGTGATGGTAAAGTGGCTTGGAGGCAAACTCCATGGCATAATTCCCATGCATCTCGTGGTCCTGCCAGGCCTCTTCGTCGTTCCTTACAG GGTCTTGATCCCAAATCCGTTGCCAATTTATTCTCCAATTCCATTTGTGTTGGAGAGAAGTCGGTGAATGCAGAAGACTGTTTTGTACTAAAGCTTGAAACAGAGCCCTCAACTCTGAAAGCAAGAAGCAGCAGCAACGTTGAAGTAATGAGGCACACTGTTTGGGGTTACTTCAGCCAACGAACAGGGCTCTTACTCCAGCTTGAAGACACTCATCTTCTAAGAATCAAAGCCCCAGGAAATGATGTCTTTTGGGAAACAACAATGGAGTCATTAATACTCGATTATCGAACACTCGACGGAGTTAATATTGCACATGGTGGAAGAACATCTGTTTCTTTATTTAGGTTTGGTGAGAACTCAGAAGGACACACTAGGACAAGAATGGAAGAGGTTTGGACCATTGAAGAAGTCGATTTTAACATAAAGGGACTCTCTGCGGATTGTTTCTTACCGCCTAGTGACTTGAAAAACGAAGATGAAGTGAGTAATGATGTGAACAAGAACTCAAGGTTGGGGTTCAAGGCTCGTACTAATAATGCTAAACTAAGAACTGCTAGGAAAGGTCCGTCTAAAATCATGTCTATTGACGAAGAAGATCTTGAAGATTACGAAGCAGATGAAGAGTCTTGA